Proteins from one Pseudomonas grandcourensis genomic window:
- a CDS encoding LysR family transcriptional regulator — protein MDFNGRSGEMSVFTTVAQEGSLSAAARALGLTPSAVSRIIARTEQRLGTRLLLRTTRAITFTAEGEAFLRGARRILADMDEVEEAIADQGVPRGRLRVSAALGHGRLAIVPLVAAFSARYPNIVVDLTLGDEVVDILGGQADVAVRFGHLPDSPLTARRIGDTGQVVVASPEYLQRHGIPQEPEDLLQHNCLRFNFRRAEPNWPFIRDGKEFSLKVSGNIECSSGEALAQLARVGAGIARIGEFSVSEDLQRGDLIPLLEAWNPGDQEPIHAVFVGGAAMPARVRLFVDFLLEHHRM, from the coding sequence GTGGATTTCAACGGCAGGTCAGGTGAAATGAGCGTGTTCACCACCGTGGCGCAGGAAGGCAGCCTGTCGGCCGCCGCGCGTGCACTGGGCCTGACACCCTCGGCAGTCAGTCGGATCATCGCGCGTACCGAGCAACGTCTTGGCACCCGCCTGCTGTTGCGCACCACCCGAGCGATCACCTTCACTGCCGAGGGCGAAGCGTTCCTGCGCGGCGCCCGGCGTATCCTGGCCGACATGGACGAGGTCGAAGAAGCCATCGCCGACCAGGGCGTACCCAGGGGGCGATTGCGGGTCAGTGCCGCCCTTGGCCATGGGCGGCTGGCCATCGTTCCCTTGGTCGCAGCATTCAGCGCCCGTTACCCGAACATCGTCGTCGACCTCACCCTCGGCGACGAAGTGGTCGACATTCTCGGCGGGCAGGCCGACGTCGCGGTCCGCTTTGGCCATCTGCCCGACAGCCCGCTGACCGCGCGCAGGATCGGCGACACCGGCCAGGTAGTGGTGGCATCGCCCGAGTATCTGCAGCGCCACGGCATCCCCCAGGAACCGGAAGACCTGCTACAGCACAACTGCCTGCGCTTCAACTTCCGGCGTGCCGAACCCAACTGGCCGTTCATCCGCGATGGAAAAGAGTTTTCCCTAAAGGTCAGCGGCAACATCGAATGCAGCAGTGGTGAAGCGCTGGCACAACTCGCACGAGTAGGTGCCGGCATTGCACGTATCGGTGAGTTCAGCGTGAGCGAGGATCTGCAGCGAGGCGACCTGATTCCGCTGTTGGAAGCCTGGAACCCCGGGGACCAGGAACCGATTCATGCGGTGTTCGTCGGCGGGGCGGCAATGCCGGCGCGGGTGCGATTGTTCGTGGACTTCTTGCTGGAACATCACCGGATGTAA
- a CDS encoding phosphotransferase, translated as MTDALASLPTREDQRAAFLARAGFAGALLVALPADASTRRYFRLEGAGLLLMDSPPDSEPIGPFVRIARQLQGLGLSAPALLEVDEAAGLALIEDFGHDTYTRLLLAGHSESALYHLAVDTLVALHRAAPATELAPYDGQRLADEYALFIDWYVPLLIGKDAAQNVRDEYLALFADACRDVAKRRETLVLRDFHVDNLMLLQGREGVAACGLLDFQDAMVGAAAYDLMSLLEDARRDVPEALRKALISHYLLQRPELDAPGFLEDYRRLAAQRHAKVLGIFVRLAGRDGKHGYLAHLPRTLGLFVRALDAEAFAPLRQWLDRQVPGWREELPAETLATLRETPYRLVQGSSHGHVQH; from the coding sequence ATGACAGATGCACTGGCGTCATTGCCAACCCGTGAGGACCAGCGCGCCGCCTTTCTGGCCCGCGCCGGTTTCGCCGGGGCCTTGCTGGTCGCCTTGCCGGCGGATGCTTCGACCCGTCGTTATTTCCGCCTGGAGGGCGCGGGCCTGTTGCTGATGGATTCGCCCCCCGACAGTGAGCCCATCGGCCCGTTCGTGCGGATCGCCCGGCAGTTGCAGGGACTGGGCCTGTCTGCGCCGGCCTTGCTGGAAGTGGACGAGGCGGCGGGGCTGGCGTTGATCGAGGATTTCGGCCACGACACCTACACCCGGCTGCTGCTGGCCGGGCATTCGGAGTCGGCGTTGTATCACCTGGCGGTCGATACGCTGGTGGCGTTGCATCGCGCAGCGCCAGCCACGGAACTGGCGCCTTACGACGGGCAGCGACTGGCGGACGAGTACGCGCTGTTTATCGACTGGTACGTGCCGCTGCTGATCGGCAAGGACGCGGCGCAGAACGTGCGCGATGAGTATCTGGCGTTGTTCGCCGACGCCTGCCGCGATGTCGCAAAACGCCGCGAAACCCTGGTGCTGCGCGACTTTCATGTCGACAACCTGATGCTGCTGCAAGGCCGTGAAGGCGTGGCGGCCTGCGGCTTGCTGGATTTCCAGGACGCCATGGTCGGGGCGGCGGCCTATGACCTGATGTCGCTGCTCGAAGACGCCCGGCGCGATGTGCCCGAAGCGCTGCGCAAGGCACTGATCAGCCATTACCTGTTGCAGCGCCCGGAGCTGGATGCGCCGGGTTTTCTCGAAGACTACCGACGCCTGGCCGCCCAGCGTCACGCCAAGGTGCTGGGGATTTTCGTGCGCTTGGCCGGCCGTGACGGCAAGCACGGTTACCTGGCGCACCTGCCGCGCACTCTCGGGTTGTTTGTCCGCGCCCTGGACGCCGAGGCCTTTGCGCCGCTGCGTCAGTGGCTCGACCGGCAGGTGCCGGGCTGGCGTGAAGAATTGCCCGCCGAGACCCTGGCGACGTTACGTGAAACCCCTTATCGATTGGTTCAAGGATCATCCCATGGCCACGTTCAACACTGA
- a CDS encoding aldehyde dehydrogenase family protein has product MGDYQRLYIGGEWVSPVQRGVFETLDPSDESVLARVASATAEDIELAVTAARRAFDEGDWPRWSGKRRAQVLRNIAEGIRARQDELAAIEVRDNGKPLPEALWDIADTAGCFDFYAGLAEQSDQDNEQSIELPDTRFTSSVIKEPVGVVAAIIPWNFPMLMAAWKVAPALAAGCTLVLKPSELTPLTALELAGIADKAGLPAGVLNVVTGLGREAGAPLAEHPQVDKIAFTGSVPTGRKIMQAAAGEIKNISLELGGKSPFVIFADSDLEAAVEWILFGIFWNQGQVCSATSRVLVERGLYPALLERLIAATEQIQIGQGFEEGVKLGPLVSQGQLDKVLAAIAAGQQEGARLVSGGVRPGHLEKGYYLTPAIFADVPEDSAVWREEIFGPVVCLRTFDTEAEAIRLANDSPFGLAAAVMSRDIPRCERVARGFRAGIVWVNCSQPTFVEAPWGGYKQSGIGRELGEWGYNSYLETKQITRYNGKPWGWYLK; this is encoded by the coding sequence ATGGGTGACTATCAACGGTTGTACATCGGCGGTGAGTGGGTCTCCCCCGTCCAGCGCGGTGTTTTTGAAACCCTCGATCCGAGTGACGAGTCGGTGCTGGCGCGGGTTGCCTCGGCGACCGCAGAGGACATCGAGCTGGCCGTGACGGCGGCGCGCAGGGCGTTTGACGAAGGTGACTGGCCACGCTGGTCCGGCAAACGGCGGGCGCAAGTGCTGAGGAACATCGCCGAGGGCATCCGCGCTCGCCAGGACGAACTGGCCGCCATCGAAGTGCGCGATAACGGTAAACCGCTACCGGAAGCGTTGTGGGACATTGCCGATACTGCCGGGTGCTTCGACTTCTATGCGGGACTTGCCGAGCAGTCGGACCAAGACAATGAGCAGTCGATCGAGTTGCCGGATACGCGCTTCACCTCGTCGGTGATCAAGGAACCGGTGGGTGTGGTCGCGGCGATCATCCCGTGGAATTTCCCGATGCTGATGGCCGCGTGGAAAGTCGCCCCGGCACTCGCGGCGGGTTGCACCCTGGTACTCAAGCCTTCCGAACTGACTCCGCTGACCGCCCTTGAACTGGCCGGCATCGCCGACAAGGCCGGGTTGCCGGCCGGGGTGCTGAATGTGGTCACCGGCCTGGGGCGCGAGGCGGGAGCGCCGTTGGCCGAACACCCGCAGGTCGACAAGATCGCCTTCACCGGCAGCGTGCCGACCGGACGCAAGATCATGCAGGCCGCCGCCGGCGAGATCAAAAACATCAGCCTGGAACTGGGCGGCAAATCACCTTTCGTGATCTTCGCCGACAGTGATCTGGAAGCGGCGGTGGAGTGGATTCTGTTCGGGATCTTCTGGAACCAGGGCCAGGTCTGTTCAGCCACTTCGCGGGTGCTGGTGGAACGCGGGTTGTACCCGGCACTGCTGGAACGCCTGATTGCGGCTACCGAGCAGATTCAGATTGGCCAGGGCTTCGAGGAAGGGGTGAAGCTCGGGCCGCTGGTCAGCCAGGGGCAACTGGACAAGGTGCTGGCGGCCATTGCAGCCGGTCAGCAAGAGGGGGCGCGGCTGGTTTCGGGCGGTGTGCGGCCGGGTCATCTGGAAAAGGGTTATTACCTGACGCCGGCGATTTTCGCCGATGTCCCCGAGGACAGCGCCGTGTGGCGCGAGGAGATTTTCGGCCCGGTGGTGTGCCTGCGCACCTTCGACACCGAAGCCGAGGCGATCCGCCTGGCCAATGACTCGCCGTTCGGGTTGGCGGCGGCCGTCATGTCCCGGGATATCCCGCGCTGCGAACGGGTCGCTCGCGGTTTTCGCGCGGGCATCGTGTGGGTCAACTGCTCGCAACCGACCTTCGTCGAGGCACCCTGGGGTGGCTACAAGCAAAGCGGCATTGGTCGCGAACTGGGTGAGTGGGGCTACAACAGCTACCTGGAAACCAAGCAGATCACCCGATACAACGGCAAACCCTGGGGGTGGTATCTGAAGTGA
- a CDS encoding DUF3302 domain-containing protein, with the protein MLDYFALGLLVFVGLILFYGIILLHDIPYEIAVHRNHPHQDAIHATGWVSLFTLHALWPFLWIWAMAYREDRGWGFSDGHSPKSHVVHLEQQVAELQGRIERLEAATGTAQNRVPTDNLGEGI; encoded by the coding sequence ATGCTTGATTACTTCGCCCTGGGCCTGCTCGTTTTTGTCGGGCTTATTCTGTTTTACGGGATCATCCTGCTTCACGACATCCCCTATGAAATTGCCGTCCACCGCAACCACCCTCACCAGGATGCGATCCACGCCACCGGCTGGGTCAGCCTGTTCACCCTGCACGCGCTGTGGCCGTTCCTGTGGATCTGGGCGATGGCCTATCGAGAGGATCGGGGCTGGGGATTCAGTGACGGACATTCACCCAAAAGTCATGTGGTTCACCTCGAACAACAGGTCGCCGAGCTGCAAGGCCGGATCGAGCGCCTGGAGGCAGCGACGGGCACGGCACAGAACCGGGTGCCAACGGACAATCTCGGCGAGGGCATTTGA
- a CDS encoding biotin/lipoyl-binding protein, with protein MDLLLILTYAALCVAIFKIFRIPLNKWTVPTAVLGGIVIIGALIFTMNYNHPYSEVARSYFVSVPVIPVVSGQVIDVPVKTNQPLEKGDVLFRIDPAPFEYRLRSLKAQLVAAQADRARITELIKRNFSTQRELDMVVARSDDLKAQLDSAQYELDNTTVRAPSKGFVTHVSLRPGMMATKLPLRPSMVFIPAEGHYFSAWMRQNSLLRLTEGDEAEVAFDGIPGKVFEGKVKTVVSVIAEGQIQPSGTLIGFTGSPPAGRVPVIIEITDPDYAQYAGQMPGGAYGQAALYSQHFHHIAMMRKILLRMAAWMNYIFPFH; from the coding sequence ATGGATCTCTTACTCATTCTGACGTATGCCGCTCTGTGCGTAGCCATCTTCAAGATCTTCCGCATCCCCCTGAACAAATGGACGGTGCCCACGGCGGTGCTGGGCGGGATCGTGATTATCGGCGCGCTGATTTTCACCATGAACTACAACCACCCTTACTCCGAGGTGGCGCGTTCCTATTTCGTATCGGTTCCGGTGATACCCGTGGTCAGCGGCCAAGTGATCGATGTGCCGGTGAAGACCAACCAGCCCCTGGAAAAAGGCGATGTGCTGTTTCGCATCGACCCCGCGCCTTTCGAATACCGGCTCAGATCCCTCAAGGCACAGCTGGTTGCCGCCCAGGCCGATCGCGCGCGGATCACCGAGCTGATCAAGCGTAATTTCAGTACCCAACGGGAACTGGACATGGTGGTCGCGCGCAGTGATGACCTGAAGGCACAACTGGACAGCGCGCAGTACGAACTCGACAACACCACGGTCCGCGCGCCGAGCAAAGGCTTCGTCACCCATGTGTCGCTGCGTCCGGGCATGATGGCGACCAAGTTGCCGCTGCGCCCTTCGATGGTCTTCATTCCCGCCGAAGGGCACTACTTCTCGGCGTGGATGCGCCAGAACAGCCTGTTGCGCCTGACCGAGGGCGACGAGGCCGAGGTCGCATTCGACGGCATTCCCGGCAAGGTGTTCGAAGGCAAGGTCAAGACCGTCGTTTCGGTCATCGCCGAAGGCCAGATTCAACCGTCGGGCACGCTGATCGGCTTCACCGGTTCACCACCGGCCGGCCGGGTCCCGGTGATCATTGAAATCACCGACCCCGACTATGCCCAGTACGCCGGCCAGATGCCGGGCGGCGCCTACGGCCAGGCGGCGTTGTACAGCCAGCATTTCCATCACATCGCGATGATGCGCAAAATCCTTCTGCGCATGGCCGCCTGGATGAACTACATCTTCCCGTTCCACTAA
- a CDS encoding cupin domain-containing protein encodes MTTPFLYDPLSITDVKDWGVIPTMLEGESRVSGVVLHKGPEGQSECGIWICTPGKWFCHVTSDEFCHFLEGRCTYVHESGEVIEIKPDTAAFFGKDWKGVCTVHETIKKVYMIR; translated from the coding sequence ATGACTACCCCGTTTCTGTACGACCCGCTGAGCATCACCGACGTCAAGGATTGGGGCGTGATCCCGACCATGCTCGAAGGTGAATCCCGTGTTTCCGGCGTGGTGCTGCACAAAGGCCCCGAAGGCCAGTCCGAATGCGGTATCTGGATCTGCACCCCGGGCAAGTGGTTCTGCCATGTGACCAGCGACGAGTTCTGTCACTTTCTCGAAGGTCGCTGCACTTACGTCCACGAGTCCGGCGAGGTGATCGAGATCAAGCCGGACACCGCCGCCTTCTTCGGCAAGGACTGGAAGGGTGTGTGCACCGTCCACGAGACCATCAAAAAGGTCTACATGATCCGGTGA
- a CDS encoding MFS transporter gives MRINPPLVALAIGAFGIGVTEFAPMGMLPGIAADLGVSIPAAGLLVSAYALGVLLGAPLMTLTTGRIPRRYLLIGLMAIFTLGNLMSALATDYYSLMVARVVTSLNHGAFFGVGSIVAASVVAPEKRAGAVAAMFMGLTLATIGGVPLAAWFGELFGWRTAFWGITGLGVVTMAALWFALPNLKTPQSVGVMAEIRVLGRGPVLGALALTVVGSSAMFTVFTYIAPILSSETNSSTAYITAMLVLFGVGLTLGNMWGGKAADRSIDRTLIVSLSVLILVLLAFTLLMRWTVPAALAILIWGIASFALVPPLQMRVMEAAKDAPNLASAVNIGAFNFGNAIGAALGGAVINAGLGYPAISLAGAAMAALGLLMVLAYAWRSRTIEAAVV, from the coding sequence ATGCGTATCAACCCACCACTTGTCGCGCTCGCCATCGGTGCCTTTGGCATCGGCGTAACAGAATTCGCCCCCATGGGCATGTTGCCGGGTATCGCTGCGGATCTGGGCGTTTCCATTCCCGCCGCCGGTTTGCTGGTCAGTGCTTATGCGCTGGGCGTATTGCTCGGCGCACCGCTGATGACCCTGACCACCGGCAGGATTCCCCGGCGCTATCTGCTGATCGGGCTTATGGCGATTTTCACCCTGGGTAATCTGATGTCAGCCCTGGCCACCGATTACTACAGCCTCATGGTCGCCAGGGTGGTGACCTCACTGAACCATGGTGCATTTTTTGGCGTTGGCTCCATCGTCGCCGCCAGCGTGGTCGCCCCGGAGAAACGTGCCGGGGCGGTTGCGGCGATGTTCATGGGCCTGACCCTGGCGACCATCGGCGGTGTGCCGCTGGCCGCCTGGTTTGGTGAACTGTTCGGTTGGCGCACCGCTTTCTGGGGAATTACCGGCCTCGGCGTGGTGACCATGGCCGCGTTGTGGTTCGCCCTGCCTAACCTGAAGACGCCGCAAAGCGTCGGTGTAATGGCCGAAATTCGGGTACTGGGGCGTGGTCCGGTGCTGGGCGCGTTGGCCCTGACCGTAGTCGGATCGAGTGCAATGTTTACCGTCTTCACCTACATCGCGCCGATCCTCAGCAGCGAGACCAATAGTTCCACCGCCTACATCACCGCCATGCTGGTGCTTTTTGGTGTGGGGTTGACGCTGGGCAATATGTGGGGCGGCAAGGCCGCCGACCGCTCGATAGATCGCACCTTGATCGTCTCGCTAAGCGTTCTGATTCTCGTCTTGCTGGCGTTCACCCTGCTGATGCGTTGGACGGTGCCGGCTGCTCTGGCCATCCTGATATGGGGTATCGCCAGTTTCGCCCTGGTGCCGCCGCTACAGATGCGCGTCATGGAAGCAGCGAAGGACGCGCCCAATCTTGCCTCTGCGGTGAACATTGGCGCCTTCAATTTTGGCAACGCGATTGGCGCAGCGTTGGGCGGAGCGGTGATCAACGCTGGTCTGGGTTATCCGGCGATTTCCCTGGCCGGAGCGGCGATGGCTGCTCTGGGGCTGCTGATGGTGTTGGCTTATGCCTGGCGTTCCAGAACGATTGAAGCAGCAGTGGTGTGA
- a CDS encoding aldehyde dehydrogenase family protein — protein MATFNTDTALRFINSEFLPLTDGRVREVLDPATLQAVGQVGVCGEADVQAATDAATAAQKQWRVVDAKSRAARLHQLANAIEQNVACNREVARLMTLEMGKPFPEAMGELANCAPIFRYYAEMARDDAGKVAGTTQIGSFQHVRYEPYGVSVHIMPFNFPILLMCWTVAASLAAGNACIIKPAEATTLCTLKFMEHFTALLSGLVSCVPGDAVTAQLLVQSAQTHAVAFTGSVAAGKAVAVACAERMKPCVIEAGGSDPLIISRHAPLEVAAAGAVTAAFHLSGQICTSAERLYVVDEIHDEFVARFAERTRALRIGHGLERSEIGPMVSEAARNKVMRLVDDAVAKGAKVICGGRIPPEHSIGWFYEPTILTGVTGDMAIVQEECFGPVAAICRVSDFDEAVRLANDSPFGLGASLFSTDLAEAMEAAERLEAGMVWVNNPLIDNDALPFGGWKMSGLGRELGRQGLEAFRRSKMVIIDHQPKIQDWWYPYADDVFYRDPA, from the coding sequence ATGGCCACGTTCAACACTGACACCGCATTGCGTTTCATCAATTCCGAGTTCCTGCCGCTGACCGATGGCCGGGTGCGCGAAGTGCTCGACCCGGCGACCCTGCAAGCGGTCGGGCAAGTCGGCGTGTGTGGCGAAGCCGATGTGCAAGCCGCCACCGATGCCGCCACCGCCGCGCAAAAACAATGGCGCGTAGTGGATGCCAAAAGCCGCGCCGCGCGCCTGCATCAACTGGCCAATGCCATCGAGCAGAATGTGGCCTGCAACCGTGAAGTCGCCCGCCTGATGACCCTGGAAATGGGCAAGCCGTTTCCCGAAGCCATGGGCGAGCTGGCCAACTGCGCGCCGATCTTTCGCTACTACGCGGAAATGGCCCGGGACGATGCCGGCAAGGTCGCCGGCACCACGCAGATCGGCTCGTTCCAGCATGTACGTTACGAGCCGTACGGCGTCAGCGTGCACATCATGCCGTTCAACTTTCCGATCCTGCTGATGTGCTGGACGGTCGCCGCGTCGCTGGCGGCGGGCAATGCCTGCATCATCAAGCCGGCGGAAGCCACGACCCTGTGCACCCTCAAGTTCATGGAGCATTTCACCGCATTGCTGTCGGGGCTGGTGTCTTGTGTGCCGGGCGATGCGGTCACCGCGCAGTTGCTTGTGCAATCGGCGCAGACCCACGCAGTGGCGTTCACCGGCAGTGTGGCGGCGGGCAAGGCGGTGGCCGTGGCCTGTGCCGAGCGGATGAAACCATGTGTGATCGAGGCCGGTGGCAGCGATCCGTTGATCATCTCCCGACATGCGCCGCTGGAAGTGGCGGCGGCGGGTGCGGTGACGGCTGCGTTTCACTTGAGCGGGCAAATCTGCACGTCGGCCGAGCGTTTGTATGTGGTTGACGAGATCCATGACGAATTTGTCGCCAGGTTCGCCGAGCGTACCCGTGCGTTGCGCATCGGCCATGGCCTGGAACGCTCGGAGATCGGGCCGATGGTCAGCGAGGCGGCGCGCAACAAGGTCATGCGCCTGGTCGATGACGCCGTGGCCAAGGGCGCGAAAGTGATCTGCGGCGGACGGATTCCACCCGAGCACAGCATCGGCTGGTTCTATGAGCCGACCATCCTCACCGGCGTGACCGGCGACATGGCGATTGTGCAGGAAGAGTGCTTCGGCCCGGTGGCGGCGATCTGCCGGGTCAGCGATTTCGATGAGGCGGTGCGCTTGGCCAACGACTCGCCGTTCGGCCTTGGCGCCTCGCTGTTTTCCACCGACTTGGCCGAAGCCATGGAAGCCGCCGAGCGTCTGGAGGCGGGGATGGTCTGGGTCAACAATCCGCTGATCGACAACGATGCGCTGCCGTTCGGTGGCTGGAAGATGTCCGGTCTTGGACGCGAACTCGGGCGTCAGGGGCTGGAAGCGTTCCGTCGCTCGAAAATGGTCATCATCGACCACCAGCCGAAGATTCAGGACTGGTGGTATCCCTACGCCGACGACGTGTTCTATCGCGATCCGGCCTGA